Below is a window of Variovorax sp. TBS-050B DNA.
AGGATCTCGGCATCTGGCAGACCTGGACCTGGAGCGCGGTGGCGCAGGAGGTGCGCGAGATCGCGTGCGGCCTGGCGAGCCTGGGCTTCAAGGCATTCGACAACCTGGCGATCGTGGGCGCGAACCGGCCGCACCTGTACATGGCAGTGGTGGCGGCGCAGAGCCTGCGCGGCGTGCCGGTGCCGCTCTACCAGGATGCGGTGGCGGGCGAGATGGTGTTCATGCTCGAGGACGCGGCGATCGACTTCGTGATCGTGGAGGACCAGGAGCAGGTCGACAAGCTGCTCGAATGCCGCGAGCTGCAGGCGGCGGCGGGCCGTGCGGGCGGCATCCGCCACATCGTGTACGACGACCCGAAGGGCCTGCGGCACTACGAGCAGCCGGGCCTGATGAGCTACGACAGGCTGCGCGAGCTGGGCCGCGAGTTCGACAAGGCGAACCCGGGCCATTACGACCGCGCGGTGGCGAGCGGCGAGGCCACCGACGTGGGCGTGATCCTCTACACCTCGGGCACCACCGGCCGGCCCAAGGGCGTGTGCCAGACGCATGCGAGCTTCATCGCGGCGGGCCGCGGCGGGGTCGAGACCGACCGGCTCGGCCCGGGCGACAACATCATGAGCTACCTGCCGATGGCATGGGTGGGCGACCATCTGTTCTCGGTGGCGCAGTGGCTGGTGGGCGGCTTCACGCTCAACTGCCCGGAGTCGTCGGCCACGGTGATGAACGACATGCGCGAGATCGGGCCGAGCTACTACTTCGGCCCGCCGCGCACTTTCGAGGGGCTGCTCACTGCGGTGTCGATCCGCATGGAGGACGCCGCCGCGCCCAAGCGCTGGATGTATGCGAAGTTCATGGCGCTGGCGCAGCGCGTGGGCGCCGACATCCTCAACCGCCAGCCGGTGGGCGCATGGGACCGGCTGATGTACGCGGTGGGCAACGTGCTGGTCTACGGGCCGCTGCGCAACGTGCTCGGCATGAGCCGCATCCGCGTGGCCTACACGGCGGGCGCGGCGATCGGGCCCGACCTGTTCCGCTTCTACCGCTCGATCGGCGTGAACCTGAAGCAGTTCTACGGCCAGACCGAGACCTGCGCCTACGTGTGCCTGCAGCAGGACGGCAAGGTCAAGCTGCAGACGGTGGGCACGGCCGCACCGGGCATCGAACTGAAGATTGCGCACGACGGCGAGGTGCTGGTGCGCGGCGTCTCGGTGCTCAAGGAGTACTACAAGCGGCCCGATGCCACGGCCGAGGTGCTCGACGCCGAGGGCTACTTCCACACCGGCGACGCGGGCGTGCTCGACGGCGAAGGCCACCTGCGCATCATCGACCGCGCGAAGGACGTGGGCCGCCTCGCGGGCGGCGCGATGTTCGCGCCCAACTACATCGAGAACAAGCTGAAGTTCTTTCCGCAGATCAAGGAGGCGGTGTGCTTCGGCCATGCGCGCAACGAGGTCTGCGCCGCGATCAACATCGACTACGAAGCCGTGGGCAACTGGGCCGAGCGCCGCGGGCTGGCCTACGGCGGCTACGTGGACCTGGCGGGCAAGCCCGAGGTGCTGGCGCTGGTGGGCGAATGCATCGCCAAGGTCAATGCCGACCTCGCGGCCGAGCCGGGCATGGGCGATACGCAGATCGCGCGCTTCCTGGTGCTGCACAAGGAGCTCGACCCCGACGACGACGAACTCACGCGCACGCGCAAGGTGCGCCGCGGCTTCATCGCCGAGAAGTACGCGGTGCTGGTGAACGCGCTCTACGGTGGCAAGACGGAGCAGTTCATCGAAACGCAGGTGAAGTTCGAGGACGGGCGCACGGGGGTGGTGAGCGCCACTTTGAAGCTCGTCGAAGCGAAGCGGTTTCCTGTGTTGAAGGAGGCTGCATGAAATACGGGCAGCCGAACGCAGAAGTCGCGAAGGTTTCGCAGAAGTCGCAAAAGAAAACCATGAAAGATCTGTTGAAGTCCTTCTGCGACTTCTGCGTAGTTTTTGTATTTCTTCTGCGTTCGGATGTCCGCATTCGGGAGCGCATCCATGGCTAGAAAAACCGGCGACGTCATCCTCGACGTGCAGAACATCTCGCTGAGCTTCGGCGGCGTGAAGGCGCTGACGGACATCAGCTTCAACGTGCGCGAGCACGAGGTGCGGGCGATCATCGGGCCGAACGGCGCGGGCAAGAGCTCGATGCTCAACTGCATCAACGGCGTGTACTGGCCGCAGCAGGGCTCGATCACCTTCCGCGGTCAGACCTTCAAGCACATGAACTCGCGCCAGGTGGCCGAGATGGGCGTGGCGCGCACCTTCCAGAACCTGGCGCTGTTCAAGGGCATGAGCGTGCTCGACAACATCATGACCGGGCGCAACCTCAAGATGAAGAGCGGCCTGCTCGCGCAGGCGCTGCGCTGGGGGCCGGCCGAGCGCGAAGAACTGAAGCAGCGCGAGTTCGTCGAGCACATCATCGACTTCCTCGAGATCCAGGCCCACCGCAAGACGCCCGTGGGCCGGCTGCCCTACGGCCTGCAGAAGCGCGTGGACCTGGGGCGCGCGCTGGCGATGGAGCCGCAGGTGCTGCTGCTCGACGAGCCGATGGCCGGCATGAACGTGGAGGAGAAGCAGGACATGAGCCGCTTCATCCTCGACGTGAACGACGAGTTCGGCACCACCATCGTGCTGATCGAGCACGACATGGGCGTGGTGATGGACATCTCCGACCGCGTGGTGGTGCTCGACTACGGCAAGAAGATCGGCGACGGCACGCCCGACGAGGTGCGCAACAACGAAGACGTGATCCGGGCGTACCTTGGTGTGGAGCACTGAAGCCATGCCGCAACTTTCCCTGAAGCACCGGTCTTGCTCCTTCCCCTTCCGGGGGAAGGCTGGGATGGGGGCACTGCGGCCCTCGCAACAAGGCGGCGTTGCCGTATCGAACGCCGCGCGCCCCCACCCCAACCCTCCCCCGGAAGGGGAGGGAGAAAAGCAACAAGAGAGGCAGTGACCATGGGCTTTTTCCTCGAAACCCTGTTTGGCGGCCTGATGGTCGGCATGCTCTATTCGCTGATCGCGATCGGCTTCGTGCTGATCTACAAGGCATCCGGCGTGTTCAACTTCGCGCAGGGCGCGATGGTGCTGTTCGCGGCGCTCGCGATGGCGCGCTTCGCGGAGTGGTTCCCGAAGTGGTTCGGCTTCGAGAGCCTGATCCTCGCGAACGTGCTGGCCTTCGTCGCGGCCATGGCGGTGATGGTGGTGGTGGCCTGGCTGATCGAGCGGCTCGCGCTCAGCAAGCTGGTGAACCAGGAGGGCATCACGCTGCTGATGGCCACGCTCGGCATCGCCTACTTCCTCGACGGCCTGGGCCAGACGCTGTTCGGCAACGACATCTACAAGATCGACGTGGGCATGCCGAAGGAGCCGCTGATCGTGCTCGAGAAGACCTTCCAGGGCGGCCTGCTGCTGAGCCAGGAAGACCTGATCGCCGCGCTGGTGGCCGCGGCGCTGGTGGTGGTGCTCGCGATCTTCTTCCAGAAGACCGCCACCGGCCGCGCGCTGCGCGCCGTGGCCGACGACCACCAGGCCGCGCAGTCGATCGGCATTCCGCTGAACCGCATCTGGGTCATCGTGTGGTCGGTGGCCGGCTTCTCGGCGCTGGTGGCCGGGATCATCTGGGGCTCCAAGCTCGGCGTGCAGTTCTCGCTCTCGCTGGTGGCGCTGAAGGCGCTGCCGGTGGTGATCCTCGGCGGCCTGACCTCGATCCCGGGCGCGATCATCGGCGGCCTGCTGATCGGCGTGGGCGAGAAGCTCTCGGAGATCTACCTCGGGCCGATGTTCGGCGGCGGCATCGAGATCTGGTTCGCCTATGTGCTGGCGCTGGTGTTCCTGCTGGTTCGACCGCAGGGGCTGTTCGGCGAAAAGATCATCGATCGGGTCTGACATGTTCTATAGAGAAAACGGCCAGTTCAAGTCGACCTACCGCGCCGACCAGCAGATCTTCCCGATCCTGCAGGACCGGCTCGCGATCCTCGCGCTGCTCGCGGTCGCGTT
It encodes the following:
- a CDS encoding AMP-binding protein; protein product: MNKSSTAPTFPRLLLAHAQAQPEAPAIREKDLGIWQTWTWSAVAQEVREIACGLASLGFKAFDNLAIVGANRPHLYMAVVAAQSLRGVPVPLYQDAVAGEMVFMLEDAAIDFVIVEDQEQVDKLLECRELQAAAGRAGGIRHIVYDDPKGLRHYEQPGLMSYDRLRELGREFDKANPGHYDRAVASGEATDVGVILYTSGTTGRPKGVCQTHASFIAAGRGGVETDRLGPGDNIMSYLPMAWVGDHLFSVAQWLVGGFTLNCPESSATVMNDMREIGPSYYFGPPRTFEGLLTAVSIRMEDAAAPKRWMYAKFMALAQRVGADILNRQPVGAWDRLMYAVGNVLVYGPLRNVLGMSRIRVAYTAGAAIGPDLFRFYRSIGVNLKQFYGQTETCAYVCLQQDGKVKLQTVGTAAPGIELKIAHDGEVLVRGVSVLKEYYKRPDATAEVLDAEGYFHTGDAGVLDGEGHLRIIDRAKDVGRLAGGAMFAPNYIENKLKFFPQIKEAVCFGHARNEVCAAINIDYEAVGNWAERRGLAYGGYVDLAGKPEVLALVGECIAKVNADLAAEPGMGDTQIARFLVLHKELDPDDDELTRTRKVRRGFIAEKYAVLVNALYGGKTEQFIETQVKFEDGRTGVVSATLKLVEAKRFPVLKEAA
- a CDS encoding ABC transporter ATP-binding protein codes for the protein MARKTGDVILDVQNISLSFGGVKALTDISFNVREHEVRAIIGPNGAGKSSMLNCINGVYWPQQGSITFRGQTFKHMNSRQVAEMGVARTFQNLALFKGMSVLDNIMTGRNLKMKSGLLAQALRWGPAEREELKQREFVEHIIDFLEIQAHRKTPVGRLPYGLQKRVDLGRALAMEPQVLLLDEPMAGMNVEEKQDMSRFILDVNDEFGTTIVLIEHDMGVVMDISDRVVVLDYGKKIGDGTPDEVRNNEDVIRAYLGVEH
- a CDS encoding branched-chain amino acid ABC transporter permease gives rise to the protein MGFFLETLFGGLMVGMLYSLIAIGFVLIYKASGVFNFAQGAMVLFAALAMARFAEWFPKWFGFESLILANVLAFVAAMAVMVVVAWLIERLALSKLVNQEGITLLMATLGIAYFLDGLGQTLFGNDIYKIDVGMPKEPLIVLEKTFQGGLLLSQEDLIAALVAAALVVVLAIFFQKTATGRALRAVADDHQAAQSIGIPLNRIWVIVWSVAGFSALVAGIIWGSKLGVQFSLSLVALKALPVVILGGLTSIPGAIIGGLLIGVGEKLSEIYLGPMFGGGIEIWFAYVLALVFLLVRPQGLFGEKIIDRV